In one Bactrocera tryoni isolate S06 chromosome 5, CSIRO_BtryS06_freeze2, whole genome shotgun sequence genomic region, the following are encoded:
- the LOC120778307 gene encoding acyl-CoA-binding protein homolog — translation MDFNTACEKAKAFTKKPTDAEFLEFYGLFKQATVGDVNIPAPGALDLKAKAKFEAWNKHKGLSQDAAKAAYIATYEKYAPKYA, via the exons ATGGAT TTCAACACTGCCTGCGAAAAAGCCAAAGCTTTCACCAAGAAGCCAACCGATGCTGAGTTCTTGGAATTCTATGGTCTCTTCAAGCAAGCCACCGTCGGTGATGTCAACATTCCCGCTCCCGGCGCTCTTGACCTGAAGGCCAAGGCGAAATTCGAAGCATGGAACAAGCACAAGGGCTTGTCCCAGGACGCCGCCAAGGCTGCCTACATTGCCACCTATGAGAAATACGCTCCCAAATACGCTTAA